The genomic DNA CCGAAGCACCCACAGAACGGAGGTGCCTCGGGGAACCGGCTGTCTCAGATGACAGCGGTCCCCACGGGCGGGCCCCGAGAAGTGATCGCGTGCACGAGAAGGAGTCGCCGCGGCGTCCGGTCCGAGGAGCCTCGGCGTACGCGGATACGCGGACGGTGCGCCGGCGTCGGCAGGGCGAGCAGCAGCCGCAGCGGTGCCGCCAGGCGGCCGGCCAGGGCTCGCAGGATGCGGAAGGCGGCACGCTCGCCGTACGCCAGCCACAGCCCGCACAGCAGCGCGGCCGCCGAGTGAGCGGCGAGCATGCCGAACGAGGAGCCGCCGCCCATGTCGTGGCCCAGGTGAGCCAAGTGGCCCGCGCCCATGTTCCCCATGTCCATGGAGTCCATGTGCACGGAGTCCATGTGCACGGAACTCATGTCGGACCCCATGGAGCCCTTCGGCATGCTGTCCGCGCCAACCGAGCCCGCAGAGTGGGCAGCTGACTGAGCGACAGAGAACGCCGAGTGGAGCGCCCCCTGGGCGACAACCACCACGGACACGATCAGCGCAAGCCCCCGCTCACGACCGGCCAGGCACCAGCCCGTGCCACCCGTCACCAGGGCCGCGACCGTCATCGCCCACCAGGGCACTGCGGTACCGGACATCATCACGTGCCCCAGGGCGGCGAGCAGCACACAGACGGCCGCGAACAACGCGGCCCGTACCGTGCGACAACACCACCCAGCAGTCATGACGGCCTCATCTTTGCATCCGAGGTTCGGTCGTCACGGGTGGGTACGGAAATCAGCCGGGTGTCCCGTCAATCGCGGACCCGTGATCAAGAACACGGACATGTGCGGGAACCCGTCAGCTCTCCGCTCCTGCCCCGCGTGTCCGGTACTCGCTCCGGGTTCGCGCGGCAGGTCGGTGGCCAGGGCCAGGCGCCATTCCCGCGGGTAGGCCATCGGCGGCTGTCCGGCCCGAGCGGTGAAGCGCCGGGCCGGGTTCGCCCGGGACGCGCCCGTCTTCGTACGGTCACCGGATCGCTCCCGATACGGGCTTCACGTTCGACGGGATCCCTCAGCGGTCCTGCCTCCGCACGGCGTCGGGGGTGACGGGCGTGAAGAAGTTGATCAGATTCCCGTCCGGGTCCCGGAAGAGGAGGGATCGGTTGCCCCACGGCATGGTCGTCGGCGTCTGGACGAACTCGCAGCCGAGGGGCGTCAGACGCTGGTATTCCGCGTCGACGTCGGCGACGCGGAATTCGGTGATCAGCGAGCGATTGGATGCCGGGCGGGCGGAACCAGAGCCGAACAGCGCCACGGTGCGGCTGCTCGCGACCGCCAGCGTGCACGACGGCGTCACGATTTCGGCGAAGTCGGGGGTCGACCACGTCGCCGAAACGGCGGTGACCTGTTCGTAGAACTCGACAAGACGAGCGACGTCGTCGGTGATCACGCGGATCGAAACGAAGTTCATGAGTGGCTTCCTGCCTGGGGTGGTTCGGTTCCGAATGGAGGGACTCCGCGTACGCTAGGGGCAATACCGGACAGTTTCCGCCCGGTATCCGAGGCAGACTTCGTGGGTGACTACATCGACCGCCCGAGTGCTGGCCCTGCTGGAGATCCTTCAGGAAGGCGGCATCCGCACCGTCCCTGACCTGGCCGCCCGCCTGAACGTCGACGAACGCACTGTCCGCCGTTACGTCGGACACCTGCTGGATCTCGGTGTGCCCGTCGACTCGGTACGTGGCCGTTACGGCGGCTACCGGCTCGCTCCTGGCTATCGGATGCCGCCGCTGATGCTGACCGACGAAGAGGCCCTGGCCATTCTGCTCGGCCTCCTGGCCGGGCAAAGGGCCGGTCTGGTCACCACGTCGGCCGCGGCGAGCGAGAGTGCCGCGGCGAAACTGCGGCGGGTACTGCCCAAAGCCCTCGGGCGGCGGCTGGAGTCGCTGCTGGAGACGGCCGACTTCACGGCGCGTCCCCGTTCCGGCACCGCACCGGAAGCAGGTGTCCTGCTCGACCTCGCCGAGGCCGCACGTCATCGGCGGCCGGTGGCGATCAGCTACACCGACCGAAAGGGCCGCGGCAGCGACCGCACCGTCCTGCCCTACGGTCTCGTGGCGCATTCCGGACGGTGGTACCTGACCGGCGCCGACCCGGCCGGCGGCGAGGTACGCACCTTCCGCCTGGACCGGATCGCTGCCATGACCGTGCAGTCCGGTTCGTTCGTCGTCCCGGCGGGATTCGACCCGGCGGCCACAGTGCTGGAAAGCCTCGCGCACACGCCGTGGACCCACGAGGTGTCTTTGCGCATTCAGGACAGCGTCCAGCACATCCGCAGCCGTCTCCCGGCGGACATCGCGACCCTGTCCGTGATCCCGGCCACGGCCACACCCGACGACGCCAACCTGGCCGATACCGGCGATACCTCGTCCGACGGCCCAAGTGCCCTCGCGGCAGCCGACGAACGCGTCGGATGGGTCCACGTCGGGATCCGGGCCGAACGGCTGGACTGGATTCCCCCCGTACTCGCCGCCCTCGACCGCCCATTCGTCATCGAACGCCCCGCCGCCCTGCGCGATCTCGTGCGCGCGCTCGCCCGCCGCCTGGATGAGCACGCCACTGCCGGCTAGCGCCGTAGCAGGCAACGTTCGCTCTATTGCTCTTGGCAGGCGATGGGTTGTCAAGACAGACTGCCCGGCATGGAGTTGATCGCACGGGGGCGGGAAGCCGATGTGTTTGCCCTGGACGAGTCCAGGGTGCTGCGACGGTATCGGTACGAGGGGCGGCCAACCGATCTGGAATCACGCTTGATGGCTCACCTGACTGCGTGTGGGTATCCGGTGCCGAAGGTGTACGAGGTCAGTGACAGCGACCTGGTGCTTGAGCGGCTGACCGGACCGACGATGCTGGAGGCCCTGGCACAGCGCCCGTGGCGGGTGCGTGGGCTCGGTCGAATGCTGGGCGACCTCCACGATCGACTCCATGGGCTGCCGGCACCGGCATGGCTGCCCAAGCGGTTCGGCACTGGAGGAGATGACCGGGTGCTGCACCTGGACTTGCATCCAGGCAACGTCATTCTGACCGGGCGCGGCCCCGTGGTGATCGACTGGAGCAATGCGGGCGCTGGTGATCCCGCTGCCGATGTGGCGATGACCATGGTGACCGTCGGCAGCGCCGACGTCCCCGGGCTCGCCGCACGTCTGGGGCGGGGGCTACTTCTGCGAGCTATCCAGGACGGCTGCGCAACTGATCCCACCCCGCGGGTCCAGGAGGCGGTCAACGCCAAGCTGGCCGACCCGAATCTCACAACCACAGAGGCAGCGTGGTTGCGAAACCGTGCTGCTGTCTCTGCCGGTCCCTGAAACCGGCGCGGGCACCAGCACTGGACGAGGTCGCCGTGTCCGGCGCTGACGCGGTGACTTGCCCACGGAGGGCCTGACGCGGGCGGGTGCATCGGCCGGGCTGCTGGTCCAGGGGCAGGCCGTTGCGGTCGCCGAGGAGGTGGATTTTCGACTCGAGTGCTCGGAAGTAGGCGACGCTCCCTGCTTTGATGCGCTCCAGGTCAGCCACAGCCCATCGTGCCGGCGAACGAGCACGGTTGCGCCGTTCCGACATCCACGAGTGAGGCCAACGGCGCCGAACGCCAGAGCTCCTGCACAGTCGGGCATGACCAGCGTGGCCGGATGGTTTCCCGGCGGTGCCGAGAAGAGATCGAACTCCTGAGGCGGTGCTCAGCTCGGTGCAACGGTAGGGAGCCACCGGAGATCCACCGGGGCGGTCATGGGCTCAAGTCGAGCTGTGTGATGATGCATAAAAAATGGCCGGCCCTGGGGAGGGCCCGCGTGCGCGAGAAGGGCGGGGCCCGTCGTGGGCAAGGGTGGGGAGTCCATACCGGACGAAGAGTGGGAGCGCTTCCTTCGCGAAGCCGAAGCGGGGACCGAGGGCGCGCCCGAGGAGCCGTCGGCGCGAGCCCGCATGGCGGCGCGGCGCCGGGAGGAGACCGACCGACCGGAGCCGAGGCGGAGTCATCAACCGGCCCGGCGGCAAAGAGGCAAGGGCTGGTACGCGATCGGTCTGCTGGCTGCGGTCGCCCTGCTGGTCGTGGCTCTGGATCCAGGGCGGGTGACTGGATGGTTCGGCGGCGGGGGTGGCGAGAGTTCGCCGCTCGCCGTGGAATCGGAACGCCCGGATCAACCGCCACCGACGGAAGCAGCAGCCCAACAAGCGACCTTGGAGGAGCCGTTCAAGGGGTCGCCCGCGGCGCAGTGGGGTGACGGGACGGATGGGATCGGTCTGCCCAAGCCACAGGCGACCGGCTGGATGAGCAAGGCACAGGTCGCACAAGCACTCGAGAGGACCCGGGACTTCCTCAACGCGTCCAGTCTGGATCCTGGCGTGCTGCGCGGGGACAAGCCGAAGAAGGCGATCGCGTTGATCAATCCTCATCAGCAGGATGTCCAGGACTACCTGGCGACCGCGTTCCGTTCGCCAAGCCGTGAGAACGATCCTCGGCTGCTGTTCAGTCGGTTCGAGAAGGCGAAAGTGCGGCTTGTCGGGGATGTGGTCAAGACACGAGGGCGGATCACCTACCGAGAAGGCAAGCGCG from Streptomyces avermitilis MA-4680 = NBRC 14893 includes the following:
- a CDS encoding VOC family protein, whose translation is MNFVSIRVITDDVARLVEFYEQVTAVSATWSTPDFAEIVTPSCTLAVASSRTVALFGSGSARPASNRSLITEFRVADVDAEYQRLTPLGCEFVQTPTTMPWGNRSLLFRDPDGNLINFFTPVTPDAVRRQDR
- a CDS encoding phosphotransferase → MELIARGREADVFALDESRVLRRYRYEGRPTDLESRLMAHLTACGYPVPKVYEVSDSDLVLERLTGPTMLEALAQRPWRVRGLGRMLGDLHDRLHGLPAPAWLPKRFGTGGDDRVLHLDLHPGNVILTGRGPVVIDWSNAGAGDPAADVAMTMVTVGSADVPGLAARLGRGLLLRAIQDGCATDPTPRVQEAVNAKLADPNLTTTEAAWLRNRAAVSAGP
- a CDS encoding helix-turn-helix transcriptional regulator, with the translated sequence MTTSTARVLALLEILQEGGIRTVPDLAARLNVDERTVRRYVGHLLDLGVPVDSVRGRYGGYRLAPGYRMPPLMLTDEEALAILLGLLAGQRAGLVTTSAAASESAAAKLRRVLPKALGRRLESLLETADFTARPRSGTAPEAGVLLDLAEAARHRRPVAISYTDRKGRGSDRTVLPYGLVAHSGRWYLTGADPAGGEVRTFRLDRIAAMTVQSGSFVVPAGFDPAATVLESLAHTPWTHEVSLRIQDSVQHIRSRLPADIATLSVIPATATPDDANLADTGDTSSDGPSALAAADERVGWVHVGIRAERLDWIPPVLAALDRPFVIERPAALRDLVRALARRLDEHATAG